Below is a window of Planctomycetes bacterium MalM25 DNA.
TACACCCACCTGCAACGCGCCCAACCGGTGCTCGCCAACCACTACTGGCTGGCGTACGCCGAGAAGTACCAGCGCGACCGCGACCGCCTCGCCGACTGCCGCCGGCGCGTCAACCAGCTGCCGCTCGGCACCGCCGCCATGGCCGGCACGACGATCCCGATCGACCGCCAGCGGGTCGCTGACGACCTCGGGTTCGAGGGCCTGGTCATGAACAGCCTCGACTCGTCGAGCGACCGCGACTTCGCCGTCGAGTTCGTCTCCGCCCTGTCGTTGATCGCGGTGCACCTCTCCGGCTGGGCGGAAGAGTGGATCCTGTGGAGCACCACGGAGTTCAACTTCCTCACGCTCCCGCAGGCCTTCTGCACCGGCAGCTCGATCATGCCGCAGAAGATCAACCCGGACGTGCTCGAACTGACCCGCGGCAAGAGCGCCCGCGTTATCGGCAGCCTGCAGAGCCTGCTGGTCCTGACCAAGGGCTTGCCGCTCGCCTACAACCGTGACCTGCAAGAAGACAAAGAGCGCGTCTTCGACGCGGCGGACACGGTCCGCGCCTGCCTGGAGCTGGCCGCGCCGCTGGTCGCCGGCGCCGAGCTGAAACGGGCGGCGATCGAGGAGCGGCTCGACCGGGGCTACCTCGACGCGACCACTTTCATGGAGCACCTGATCCACCTGGGCGTGCCGCAGCGGACGGCCCACGGCCTGGTCGGCAAGCTGGTCGGCCGCGCTATGAAAGAGGGCGTCCGCCTCGCCGACCTGCCGCTCAAGGCGTACCAAGAGCTGCACCACGAACTCGACGCATCGCTCTACGACGTGCTCGGCGTGGACAAGGCGGTGGAAGCGTTCCGCAGCGTGGGATCGACCCGGCCCGGACTGGTCGCACAACAAGTCGCCGCCTGGCGCGAACGCTTGGGCCCCGCATGAGA
It encodes the following:
- a CDS encoding Argininosuccinate lyase, which gives rise to MRVPAPVDPSLPHSPQATGHVAPSGENSDQNNQSPDGKPWGGVFDGATDARVEAFSESVSYDRRLFQHDIRGSVAHAEMLAAVGVLTDDEKNQIVEGLTQIGWEIAAGTFEFKQELEDIHMNIERALVERIGDVGRKLHTGRSRNDQVSTDFRLWVRDAIDGLDALLAGLQRAFVGRCQGDEGVILPGYTHLQRAQPVLANHYWLAYAEKYQRDRDRLADCRRRVNQLPLGTAAMAGTTIPIDRQRVADDLGFEGLVMNSLDSSSDRDFAVEFVSALSLIAVHLSGWAEEWILWSTTEFNFLTLPQAFCTGSSIMPQKINPDVLELTRGKSARVIGSLQSLLVLTKGLPLAYNRDLQEDKERVFDAADTVRACLELAAPLVAGAELKRAAIEERLDRGYLDATTFMEHLIHLGVPQRTAHGLVGKLVGRAMKEGVRLADLPLKAYQELHHELDASLYDVLGVDKAVEAFRSVGSTRPGLVAQQVAAWRERLGPA